A section of the Humulus lupulus chromosome 2, drHumLupu1.1, whole genome shotgun sequence genome encodes:
- the LOC133816636 gene encoding uncharacterized protein LOC133816636 — protein sequence MLVLVMMRGMTIILDPLKNHKSPPIITEVMEKAYAQCLENEYIGTFTKLVRGSCPKQPESHECGYYVLRYIYDLVNAPNPAEVIKKKWFDKKQFNVKEDLLPLQSDWLARLMPFVYEN from the exons atgttggtgctcgtgatgatgcgggggatgaccataattttggaccctttaaaaaatcataaatctccaccaataattacggaggttatggaaaa agcatacgcacaatgtttggaaaatgaatacatcggcacatttacaaaattggtgagaggttcttgtccaaaacaacctgaaagtcatgaatgtggttattatgtactaagatacatttatgatcttgtaaatgcaccgaatccagcagaagttatcaagaagaaa tggtttgacaaaaagcaattcaatgtcaaagaggatctactaccactacaaagtgattggttagctagattaatgccatttgtttatgaaaactaa